A portion of the Sabethes cyaneus chromosome 3, idSabCyanKW18_F2, whole genome shotgun sequence genome contains these proteins:
- the LOC128741969 gene encoding protein mothers against dpp, protein MDTDDVESSSSSTMSSLNSLFSFTSPAVKKLLGWKQGDEEEKWAEKAVDSLVKKLKKRKGAIEELERALSCPGQPSKCVTIPRSLDGRLQVSHRKGLPHVIYCRVWRWPDLQSHHELKPIETCQYPFSAKQKEVCINPYHYKRVESPVLPPVLVPRHSEFAPGHSLLPFHQMSEPNMPHNVSYTNSGFNNSHIGGGGPNSPISSHMGPNSPISSVSSPGPINSNPQSPYGSLPETPPPAYSPPEDGNNVTGSDNNQMDTNQMHGEVAPVSYQEPPYWASIAYYELNCRVGEVFHCNATSIIVDGFTNPSNNSDRFCLGQLSNVNRNSTIENTRRHIGKGVHLYYVGGEVYAECLSDSAIFVQSRNCNHHHGFHPSTVCKIPPGCSLKIFNNQEFAQLLSHSVNHGFEAVYELTKMCTIRMSFVKGWGAEYHRQDVTSTPCWIEIHLHGPLQWLDKVLIQMGSPHNAISSVS, encoded by the exons ATGGACACTGACGATGTGGAGTCCTCGAGCAGCAGTACGATGTCCAGCCTGAATAGTCTGTTTTCGTTCACCAGTCCAGCGGTGAAAAAGTTACTGGGCTGGAAACAAGGCGATGAGGAAGAAAAATGGGCCGAAAAAGCCGTCGATAGTTTGGTAAAGAAACTCAAGAAACGGAAAGGCGCCATCGAGGAGTTAGAGCGAGCCCTTTCCTGTCCCGGACAACCATCGAAGTGCGTCACGATTCCACGATCTCTGGACGGTCGATTACAG GTATCCCACCGCAAAGGACTGCCGCATGTTATCTATTGCCGTGTGTGGCGTTGGCCGGATCTGCAGAGTCACCATGAGCTGAAACCGATCGAAACATGTCAATATCCGTTCAGCGCCAAACAGAAAGAGGTTTGCATTAATCCATACCATTACAAGAGGGTCGAAAGCCCGGTTCTGCCTCCGGTGCTAGTTCCGCGTCATTCTGAGTTCGCTCCGGGCCACTCGTTGTTGCCATTCCACCAGATGAGCGAACCCAACATGCCGCACAATGTCAGCTACACCAATTCGGGCTTCAATAACTCACACATCGGAGGTGGTGGACCCAACTCGCCGATTTCATCTCATATGGGCCCGAACAGTCCGATCTCCTCGGTATCCAGTCCCGGACCGATAAACTCAAATCCTCAAAGCCCGTACGGTTCGCTGCCGGAAACGCCTCCCCCTGCGTACAGCCCGCCGGAAGATGGCAATAATGTCACCGGCTCGGACAACAATCAGATGGACACAAACCAGATGCACGGTGAAGTGGCTCCGGTCAGCTATCAGGAACCACCGTACTGGGCTAGTATAGCTTATTATGAGCTGAACTGCCGAGTCGGCGAAGTATTTCATTGCAATGCGACCTCGATTATCGTGGACGGTTTCACAAACCCATCCAATAATTCGGACCGTTTCTGTCTCGGTCAGCTGAGCAACGTAAACAGGAACAGTACAATCGAGAACACACGTCGTCATATCGGAAAGGGCGTTCACCTGTACTACGTCGGTGGCGAAGTGTACGCCGAATGTCTCTCGGATTCGGCTATTTTCGTGCAGAGCCGCAACTGCAATCACCACCATGGATTCCACCCGAGCACGGTGTGCAAAATTCCGCCCGGTTGTTCGCTGAAAATTTTCAACAACCAGGAATTCGCCCAGCTTCTGTCGCACTCGGTTAACCATGGGTTCGAGGCGGTCTACGAGCTGACCAAGATGTGCACGATACGAATGAGCTTCGTCAAGGGCTGGGGTGCCGAATATCATCGGCAGGATGTCACCTCGACTCCGTGCTGGATCGAGATCCACCTGCATGGGCCACTGCAGTGGCTGGACAAGGTTCTCATCCAGATGGGATCGCCGCACAATGCCATCAGCTCAGTGTCGTAA